The window AAATATAATGAAAATTAACAAATAATGAAGGTCATTACGATACTGCTAGAATTAGAAGACAACTTTTATATCTAGTTGTATTTAATTTATGTAATTTATATCGTTTGACACATTTAATTGCATTTAATTGCTTACATCTGCTTTTACCTCCTTTTTAAATGCCATGCCAGGTGCACAACTGATGGCGTTAAATTTGTCAAGAACGATAATTTATTCTGTAATTTCAGTTAGTTATCATAAACTAATTTATGTTTATCCATTTTAATGAAACTCGAATAAATTGCTATTAAAAAGTTATGCCTATCAAATATATGCTACAGTGGCTTTTTCTATATAAGTGAGACAAATGAGCTTTGAACCAAAATTACTAGGTATTCTTTGCCACTGGTGCTCTTATTCTGGTGCAGATAGCGCAGGTTCGGCTCATTTGCCTTATCCACCGAATCTGCATGTTGTGCGGGTTATGTGTACTGGACGCATTGACCCTTCTTTTGTATTGATGGCTTTTGCTCGTGGTTATGATGGTGTCTTGATTTGTGGTTGCCATCCTGGCGATTGTCATTACATTAATGGTAACTGCAAAGCTTTAGCACGTATGCAATTACTTAAACAAATGATGCAACGCTTTGGGATAGATCCAAAAAGACTACGTCTTGAATGGATCAGTGCTTCAGAAGGCGAACGCTATGCACGTTTAGTCACAGAAGTAACTGAGCAAATACGTACGCTTGGTCCCTTAGTAAATCAAACTCAACAAAAAATAGATGAATCAGCCATAGCAAATGCAACAATCAATAAGGACGAAGCATGAGCGACAAATTAAAAGTTGCTATGTACTGGGCAGCCGGGTGTGGTGGCTGTGATATTGCATTGCTTGAATTGCATGAGCAACTTATTAATTTTATTGAACATGTTGATATCGTTTTTTGGCCATGCGTGATCGATATTAAATATAAAGATGTTGAAGCCATGCACGATGGCAGCATTGATGCTTGTTTTATCAATGGTGCCATGCGCAATGAAGAAAACATTCAAGTGGCACAAATGCTAAGGCGCAAAAGCAAAGTACTTATTGCTTATGGCGCTTGTTCTTGTTTTGGGGGTATTGTTGGTCTAGCAAATTTTTCAAATTGTGAATCTTTGCTTACGCGTGTTTACGACACTACTGAGTCAACTATTAACCCAGAAAAAATACGTCCACAATTACGTACCAAGCTAGCTGATGGCACCATTGAACTACCGCAACTTACGGATTATGTCGGAGCGCTTGGTGACTTCGCTTCAGTAGATTACTATATGCCTGGCTGTCCACCAGTCACCGAACAAACTAGCTATGTCTGTAATCTCTTAGCACAAAATCAGTTACCACCACCGCCTGCAATTATTGGTGCGGGTGATAAAGCCGTATGTTTTGAGTGCCCACTTGAAAAACACGACACGAAAGTTGAAAAATTTTACCGTATTATCGATAAAATTCCTGATGGTAAAACATGTTTACTTGAACAAGGTATTATTTGCATGGGGCCTGCGACTCGCTCTGGTTGTGGTGCTCAATGTTTGCAAGTAAATATGCCTTGTCGTGGTTGTTATGGGGCAGCTGGCAATACTACCGACCAAGGTGCAAAAATGGTAAGTTTACTTGGATCAATACTTAAAAGTGAAGACCCTGAAACAATTAAAAATTGCATACAAGATATCACTGATGCCGCTGGTACTTTCTATCGCTTTAGTTTACCTGCATCTTGGCTTCGCCATGCTAATGAAAAAATGACCAAGGAATAGGCGTATATTTTATGGGTCGGGTAATCAAAATAGATCCCATCACTCGACTAGAAGGCCATGGGCGTATTGATATTCATCTTGATGATGAGGGACGTGTACGTAATTGTTTTTTAGTGATACCTGAATTGCGTGGTTTTGAAAAATTTGTTGAAGGTCGACCAGTTGAAGAGTTGCCACGTATCACCAGTCGCATCTGTGGCGTATGCCCCGAAGCGCATCATACTGCAAGCGCCAAAACAGTTGAAGCCGTATATGGAATGCAAATTCCACCGACTGCCGAAATAATACGCCGCTTGCAATACAATGCTTTTGTTGCTGGTGATCATGCAACACATTTTTACGCCTTAGCTGGACCAGATTTCATCGTTGGTCCAAATGCTTCACCGCAAGAGCGCAATCTAATCGGGGTAATCAATAAAGTCGGTAAAGATGCAGCATCTAAACTTATTCGTATGCGTAAAGAAGCGCATGAAGTTGCGCAAATGCTCGGTGGTCGCCCTATTCATCCAGTGGGTATGGTACCAGGTGGTCAAGCTAAAGCAGTCACTCGCGATATGCGAATACGACTAATTGAAATTGGTAAGTTTATGGTTGAGTTTGCACAATTTACTGAGCGGCTTTTCTCAAAGATAGTGCTGAGTAATCCAGCCTATATATCGCTATTACGTTCTGAAAGTTATCGCCAAGAAACTTACGACATCGCTTTAGTTAACGATAATCTCGAACCTGATCATTATAATGGTAAATTACGGGTTACTGATCCGCAGGGCAATGAAGTTCTGTTTTTTACAGGCACCGACTACCGCGAACATCTCGCTGAAGAAGTAGTATCTTGGAGCTATTTAAAATTTCTATATTTAAAAGCCATAGGTTGGGGTGGATTACTTGATGGTATTGATTCAGGAATATATCGAGTAGCTCCACTCGGCATGCTCAATGCTTCAAAACATATGCAAACACCATTAGCCGAAGAACAACGGCAAAAAATGTTTGCTATGCTTGGTGGCCAACCAGTTCATGCAACTTTGGCATTTCATTGGGCTCGTATCATCGAAATGTTACAATGTGCTGAATTAGTATTGGCTTATGCACAAGATGAACGTCTCTGCGATCCTAATGTGCGCGTGTTACCACAACAAACACCGCACGAAGGCATTGGCGTTGTAGAAGCACCACGTGGGGTATTAATTCACCATTATGTCACCAACGATAAAGGACTGGTTGAGAAAGCAAATTTATTAGTCGGTACTGCACATAATTATGGTTCGATAGCACTCGCGGTAAAAAAAGCCGCGCAAGCGGCCCTTGGACCTGGCCTTGAAATTACTGAAGGGATGCTTAACGGTATCGAAATGGCGTTTCGTGCTTATGACCCTTGCTTAGGTTGCGCTACTCATGCGCTACCAGGGGCTATGCCACTTGAAATACGTCTCTATAATATTCAAGGTGATCTGATAAATGCAGTACGTCGGCTCGGTAATGGGGACGGCTCATTGGAGAAACTATGAGCGATAATTCAAATATAATAAAAAGTTTTAAAATCATTCATACTTATAATAATGCTAATAATATGGTGTCTGGCACCACAGAAGGCACCACAGAAGTAACTGAAAACATTAAAGAATCTTTAGTGCCAGACACCGACACTGAAAATTATCAGCCAACTCAACACATTAAT of the Deltaproteobacteria bacterium genome contains:
- a CDS encoding oxidoreductase — translated: MSDKLKVAMYWAAGCGGCDIALLELHEQLINFIEHVDIVFWPCVIDIKYKDVEAMHDGSIDACFINGAMRNEENIQVAQMLRRKSKVLIAYGACSCFGGIVGLANFSNCESLLTRVYDTTESTINPEKIRPQLRTKLADGTIELPQLTDYVGALGDFASVDYYMPGCPPVTEQTSYVCNLLAQNQLPPPPAIIGAGDKAVCFECPLEKHDTKVEKFYRIIDKIPDGKTCLLEQGIICMGPATRSGCGAQCLQVNMPCRGCYGAAGNTTDQGAKMVSLLGSILKSEDPETIKNCIQDITDAAGTFYRFSLPASWLRHANEKMTKE
- a CDS encoding hydrogenase iron-sulfur subunit, with protein sequence MSFEPKLLGILCHWCSYSGADSAGSAHLPYPPNLHVVRVMCTGRIDPSFVLMAFARGYDGVLICGCHPGDCHYINGNCKALARMQLLKQMMQRFGIDPKRLRLEWISASEGERYARLVTEVTEQIRTLGPLVNQTQQKIDESAIANATINKDEA
- a CDS encoding Ni/Fe hydrogenase subunit alpha, translated to MGRVIKIDPITRLEGHGRIDIHLDDEGRVRNCFLVIPELRGFEKFVEGRPVEELPRITSRICGVCPEAHHTASAKTVEAVYGMQIPPTAEIIRRLQYNAFVAGDHATHFYALAGPDFIVGPNASPQERNLIGVINKVGKDAASKLIRMRKEAHEVAQMLGGRPIHPVGMVPGGQAKAVTRDMRIRLIEIGKFMVEFAQFTERLFSKIVLSNPAYISLLRSESYRQETYDIALVNDNLEPDHYNGKLRVTDPQGNEVLFFTGTDYREHLAEEVVSWSYLKFLYLKAIGWGGLLDGIDSGIYRVAPLGMLNASKHMQTPLAEEQRQKMFAMLGGQPVHATLAFHWARIIEMLQCAELVLAYAQDERLCDPNVRVLPQQTPHEGIGVVEAPRGVLIHHYVTNDKGLVEKANLLVGTAHNYGSIALAVKKAAQAALGPGLEITEGMLNGIEMAFRAYDPCLGCATHALPGAMPLEIRLYNIQGDLINAVRRLGNGDGSLEKL